In a single window of the Raphanus sativus cultivar WK10039 chromosome 9, ASM80110v3, whole genome shotgun sequence genome:
- the LOC108824377 gene encoding carbon catabolite repressor protein 4 homolog 5, with protein MSSGGYKPVVNTVRHSITTVSKRKRSSISEPSNNHEPVVVHRPHTSLAPPGSSRKPSKSSRRRRRVRKERSSSSVDRQWVFSASNFRNLKDKLVLVSYNLLGVDNASNHMDLYYNILPQHLDWSRRKHLICKEISRYNATILCLQEVDRFDDLDSLLKNRGFQGVHKRRTGEASDGCSIFWKEKLFKLLHHEEIEFDRFGMRNNVAQLCVLEMNCEDPESKLCMQSSEQTCTSPRRLVVGNIHVLFNPKRGDIKLGQVRLLLEKAYKLSQEWGNIPVAIAGDLNSTPNSAIYDFVASADLDTRLHDRRQISGQSELDTKRSPFRNQHAVSASQTNEWSQEELQLATGGQATTHVRHQLMLNSAYAGVPGTLRTRDQCGEPLATTCHSRFQGTVDYIWHTKELVPVRVLETLPTDVLRRTGGLPSEKWGSDHLAIACELAFMGEGC; from the exons ATGAGCAGCGGCGGATACAAGCCGGTGGTGAACACAGTGCGGCACTCAATCACCACCGTCTCCAAGCGAAAGCGATCTTCAATCTCGGAACCATCGAATAACCACGAGCCAGTAGTAGTACACCGACCCCACACTTCTCTTGCGCCGCCGGGGTCAAGCCGGAAACCTAGTAAATCCTCTCGCCGGCGCCGAAGGGTACGCAAGGAGAGGTCCTCGAGCTCCGTCGATCGCCAATGGGTGTTTTCCGCTAGCAATTTCAGAAACCTTAAAG ATAAGCTGGTTTTAGTTTCGTACAATCTACTTGGTGTTGACAATGCGTCCAACCACATGGACTTGTATTACAACATCCTGCCGCAACACTTGGACTGGAGTAGACGGAAGCATCTCATATGCAAGGAGATTAGTCGCTATAATGCAACCATCTTATGTCTTCAG GAGGTTGACCGCTTTGATGATCTAGATAGTCTTCTTAAAAACAGGGGATTTCAAGGTGTTCACAAG cGTCGAACTGGAGAAGCGAGTGATGGTTGTTCTATATTCTGGAAAGAGAAACT ATTCAAACTCCTACACCATGAAGAAATAGAGTTTGATAGATTTGGCATGCGAAACAATGTTGCTCAACTTTGTGTTTTAGAG ATGAACTGCGAGGACCCAGAATCTAAATTATGCATGCAGTCTTCAGA GCAAACATGTACAAGTCCTCGAAGGCTAGTGGTTGGGAATATACATGTCCTGTTTAATCCTAAGCGTGGCGATATTAAGCTAGGCCAG GTAAGACTTTTGCTAGAGAAGGCTTACAAGCTATCACAGGAATGGGGAAATATTCCAGTGGCAATTGCTGGTGATCTGAACAGCACTCCAAAT AGCGCAATCTATGATTTTGTAGCTTCAGCCgat TTGGATACACGACTCCATGACCGAAGGCAAATTTCTGGTCAGTCTGAACTCGATACAAAGAGGAGCCCGTTTAGAAACCAACATGCAGTTAG TGCATCACAAACCAATGAATGGAGCCAGGAAGAACTGCAGCTTGCAACTGGTGGTCAAGCAACTACTCATGTCCGACATCAACTGATGCTTAACAGCGCATATGCTGGAGTTCCt GGTACACTAAGAACGAGAGATCAATGCGGTGAACCATTGGCAACAACATGTCATTCAAGGTTCCAAGGAACTGTTGATTATATATG GCACACCAAGGAACTAGTTCCTGTAAGGGTTCTTGAAACCTTGCCAACTGATGTTTTGAGAAGAACAGGTGGACTACCAAGTGAG AAATGGGGAAGTGACCATCTCGCCATCGCATGTGAACTTGCCTTTATGGGTGAGGGATGTTGA
- the LOC108825835 gene encoding transcription factor BEE 3, which translates to MANLSSDLQTYTVDDPITQLAELNNTLHQFQTMFAPPFSSSLESLLFHHHQHQPLPDHFPGKSPENNFHQGVFVPSNIHNKNDESSSRVDTKKRKTLMASMSTSENSVSDQTSSAQVSINGNVRTKNSSSRRGKRSKNIEEKEREVVHVRAKRGQATDSHSLAERVRRGKINERLKCLQDIVPGCYKAMGMATMLDEIINYVQSLQNQVEFLSMKLTAASSYYDFNSEADAVDSMQKAKAREAVEMGQGRDGNTVFHSSSWTL; encoded by the exons ATGGCGAATCTCTCTTCTGATCTCCAGACATACACAGTGGATGATCCCATAACTCAACTTGCAGAACTCAACAACACTCTTCATCAATTCCAAACGATGTTTGCTcctcctttctcttcttctcttgaaTCTCTCCtctttcatcatcatcagcatcaACCGTTACCGGACCATTTTCCCGGAAAATCTCCCGAGAATAACTTTCATCAAGGGGTTTTCGTTCCTTCTAATATTCACAACAAAAATGATGAGTCATCTTCAAGAGTCGATACCAAGAAGAGAAAAACACTAATGGCGTCCATGTCTACGTCGGAGAACAGTGTTTCTGATCAAACCTCTTCTGCTCAAGTTTCCATTAACGGAAATGTTCGGACCAAAAAT AGTTCGTCAAGGAGAGGAAAAAGGTCGAAGAATatcgaagagaaagagagagaagttgTTCATGTTAGAGCCAAAAGAGGTCAAGCCACTGATAGCCACAGCTTAGCAGAGCGG GTTAGACGAGGGAAAATAAACGAGAGATTGAAATGCTTGCAAGATATTGTCCCCGGGTGTTACAAG GCAATGGGAATGGCCACGATGTTGGATGAGATAATCAATTACGTCCAGTCGTTACAAAATCAAGTCGAG TTTTTATCTATGAAGCTTACAGCAGCAAGTTCTTACTATGACTTTAACTCAGAGGCTGATGCTGTTGATTCCATGCAG AAGGCAAAGGCACGTGAGGCAGTAGAGATGGGGCAAGGGAGGGATGGGAATACTGTCTTCCATTCATCATCATGGACCCTTtga
- the LOC108828658 gene encoding uncharacterized protein LOC108828658, whose amino-acid sequence MQCYTNEEALRSLFINVSTSSFLLLLLLYSAVSLLLKFFHFIGGYPLLQRNEDEYDSAAWLSDEEGEEEEEEEEGEEFKMSCNTSYHVITRDQKQNHLIADIEDDGESLVFYNNNYKSVANNRHREEYTNVHQPHEQEDEDDQDSNISSTTDEHFSSANVSPYRSESSIEEEDNGVEDLHDVRYDYDDDEEIEGVSEYDVVEDLVRKRPDRSVRGPSHFQSGLVFNDKSYNGEFVIKKDDVEIHPPMGFATREIKTEELLEQEEEERGEIFGESCTNGSTSKSSSEWRNSVKTDDPFSSSSRRSCPKWESYTVFQKYDEEMTFLTRISAQKLQESETLKSIMVEPRSISERIVHKLSSNVHKRKQQNTSSNGPRPNPYVELESAYVAQICITWEALSWNYKSFERKRSSTQRISFNEIGCPAAIADQFRTFHILLQRYVENEPYENGRRPEIYARMRTLAPKLLLVPEYHDYEENEEKEEEEEGFKSRITSAAFLMIMEECIRTFMNFLKADKEKPCQKIIKAFFGRTKRGSVDPTHVLLVKKVNTKKKMKLKEIRKGGKYVKKKKLSIEEEMEILMGLIDLKVVSRVLRMKEMNEEKLHWCEEKMSKVKIIQDGKAFQRDSTPLFFPPH is encoded by the exons ATGCAATGTTATACAAATGAAGAAGCACTACGAAGCCTCTTCATCAATGTCTCAACCTCCTcctttctcctcctcctccttttatACTCCGCCGTCTCGCTCCTCCTCAAGTTCTTCCACTTCATCGGTGGCTACCCTCTCCTCCAAAG GAATGAAGATGAATATGATTCGGCAGCGTGGCTTTCcgatgaagaaggagaggaagaggaggaagaagaagaaggggaaGAGTTCAAGATGTCTTGTAATACAAGTTACCACGTGATAACTAGAGATCAAAAACAGAATCATTTGATAGCTGATATAGAAGACGATGGAGAGTCTTTAGTGTTTTACAATAATAACTACAAAAGTGTTGCAAACAATCGACACAGGGAGGAGTATACGAATGTTCATCAACCTCATGAACAAGAAGACGAAGATGATCAAGATTCCAACATTTCTTCCACCACAGATGAACACTTTTCATCTGCTAATGTTTCTCCTTATCGCAGTGAATCATCAATAGAAGAGGAAGACAACGGCGTTGAAGATCTTCATGACGTTCGttatgattatgatgatgatgaagagatAGAAGGAGTGTCGGAATATGACGTCGTTGAGGATTTGGTTCGTAAACGACCAGATAGAAGTGTTCGTGGTCCCTCTCATTTCCAAAGTGGTTTGGTGTTCAATGACAAAAGCTACAATG GAGAGTTTGTTATCAAGAAGGATGATGTGGAGATACATCCACCAATGGGATTTGCAACGAGAGAGATCAAAACAGAGGAACTActagagcaagaagaagaagagagaggagagataTTTGGAGAGTCATGTACGAATGGGTCAACGTCAAAAAGCTCATCGGAATGGAGAAACTCTGTGAAAACCGACGATCCTTTTTCCTCTTCCTCTCGTCGCAGCTGCCCAAAATGGGAATCTTACACCGTGTTCCAAAAGTACGACGAAGAAATGACTTTTCTCACTAGGATCTCTGCTCAAAAGCTTCAAGAATCAG AAACGCTGAAGTCAATCATGGTGGAGCCTAGATCGATCTCGGAGAGGATAGTTCACAAGTTATCATCAAACGTACACAAGAGAAAGCAACAAAACACAAGTAGTAACGGGCCAAGACCAAATCCATACGTGGAGCTAGAATCAGCTTATGTAGCACAGATATGCATAACATGGGAAGCTCTAAGTTGGAACTACAAAAGCTTCGAGAGAAAAAGATCATCCACACAGCGAATCAGCTTCAACGAGATCGGATGTCCCGCAGCAATCGCGGACCAGTTCCGTACGTTTCATATTCTATTACAAAGATACGTCGAGAACGAGCCTTATGAAAATGGAAGGAGACCTGAGATTTATGCTCGAATGAGAACTCTTGCTCCTAAATTGCTTCTTGTTCCTGAATATCATG ATTACGAGGAGAacgaagagaaagaagaggaagaggagggtTTCAAGTCGAGGATAACGTCAGCTGCGTTCTTGATGATAATGGAGGAGTGCATAAGAACATTCATGAACTTTCTCAAAGCTGATAAAGAGAAGCCTTGTCAAAAGATCATCAAAGCCTTTTTTGGCAGAACTAAACGAGGCTCTGTTGATCCAACCCATGTCCTTCTAGTGAAGAAAGTCAACACAAAG AAAAAGATGAAGCTGAAAGAGATACGTAAAGGAGGAAAATACGTGAAGAAGAAAAAGTTGAGCATAGAGGAGGAAATGGAGATACTAATGGGATTAATTGACTTGAAAGTGGTGTCAAGAGTGTTGAGGATGAAAGAAATGAATGAAGAGAAGTTACATTGGTGTGAAGAGAAGATGAGCAAAGTTAAAATTATTCAAGATGGAAAGGCGTTTCAAAGAGATTCGACTCCACTTTTCTTTCCTCCACATTGA
- the LOC108826105 gene encoding kinesin-like protein KIN-14P has protein sequence MNSVRDQSGSPYGETTTPRSPFSPFSPLSIGDERHRNLADSKRDTATTPRSPFSPFSPLSVDKSLAESKFQQALASSGALDPLSPGSHHGGHKFHEVFQMKQGRYDLQASKISEMMKSSSLDNAPTQSLLSVVNGILDESIERKNGEIPPRVACLLRKVVQEIERRISTQAEHLRTQNNIFKAREEKYQSRINVLEALASGSGEENEIATQQLRQMKTEKSNWEEKKKNEEEDMHKLLKENDKYNLEISALKQELETTKREHEQQCSQIESQTMTQKAKWEEQCRNEEEDMAKLTKENDQFNLDISALRQELEKTKKAYEQQCSQMESQTMLATTGLESRLKELEQERKEANTAKTSLEVKVKELEKMGEEAHSAKEGLEEKIKELQQMEKETKNANSSLERKIQELEQNLVNWKNRVKEMEERSESKLQSWSQKEVSYRSFINHQSQALQELRFYSRSIKQEILNVQENYSEQFSLLGKKLIELSNAAENYHAVLTENRKLFNELQELKGNIRVFCRVRPFLPGQGAPDTVVEHVGEDGELVVTNPTRPGKDGLRQFRFNKVYSTNATQAEVFSDIKPLVRSVLDGFNVCIFAYGQTGSGKTYTMTGPDGASEEDWGVNYRALNDLFKISQSRKGNINYEVGVQMVEIYNEQVLDLLSDDISQKKTLGILSTTSQNGIAVPDASMYPVTSTSDVITLMDIGLQNRSVGATAMNERSSRSHSIVTVHVRGKDMKTGSVLYGNLHLVDLAGSERVDRSEVKGDRLREAQHINKSLSSLGDVIFSLASKSSHIPYRNSKLTQLLQSSLGGRAKTLMFVQLNPDATSYSESMSTLKFAERVSGVELGAAKSSKEGKDARDLMEQVASLKDTIARKDEEIERLLLVKDSHHPNRLQKPMVRRKSFGQTDDMNSETGGYSSQSRHSVTDGESLSSSVEGEYEERLSEATSDASSIGTQRSTDVAKRPPKISDRAKSMTSRTTTSVTRPLDKLRKVATRTTSTVAKVTSGLSSSSSIKKTGSASSLASLAKSSKRWA, from the exons ATGAATTCTGTGCGTGATCAATCAGGGAGCCCTTATGGAGAAACGACAACTCCTCGTAGTCCCTTCTCTCCCTTCTCTCCATTATCTATTGGAGACGAAAGGCATAGAAACCTTGCAGATTCCAAAAGAGATACAGCTACCACTCCTCGTAGTCCTTTCTCTCCTTTTTCTCCATTATCTGTAGATAAAAGTCTCGCTGAGTCCAAGTTCCAGCAAGCCCTCGCCAGTTCAGGCGCATTAG ATCCATTATCCCCTGGATCACACCATGGAGGACACAAGTTCCATGAGGTTTTCCAAATGAAACAGGGCCGTTATGATCTTCAAGCCTCAAAGATCTCTGAAATGATGAAATCAAGTAGCTTAGAT AACGCTCCTACGCAGTCACTGCTAAGCGTTGTGAATGGGATTCTTGATGAAAGTATTGAAAGAAAGAACGGTGAAATCCCTCCG cgTGTGGCGTGCTTGTTGAGAAAAGTCGTGCAAGAGATTGAGCGACGTATATCAACTCAAGCTGAACATCTAAGAACG CAAAACAATATATTCAAAGCTCGTGAGGAGAAATACCAGTCGAGGATCAACGTCCTTGAAGCTTTAGCATCAGGAAGTGGTGAAGAAAATGAG ATTGCTACACAACAACTTCGACAAATGAAG ACAGAGAAGTCAAACtgggaagagaagaagaaaaacgaaGAAGAGGATATGCATAAGctgttaaaagaaaatgataaataCAATCTCGAGATCTCTGCATTGAAACAAGAACTAGAGACAACTAAAAGAGAACATGAACAACAATGCTCGCAGATTGAAAGCCAAACAATG ACACAAAAAGCAAAGTGGGAGGAACAGTGTAGAAACGAAGAAGAGGATATGGCCAAGCTAACCAAAGAAAACGATCAATTCAACCTGGACATTTCAGCTTTAAGACAAGAACTTGAGAAAACTAAGAAAGCATATGAGCAGCAATGCTCGCAAATGGAAAGCCAGACGATGTTGGCAACAACAGGACTTGAGAGCAGGCTGAAGGAGCTTGAGCAAGAGAGAAAAGAGGCAAACACTGCAAAAACTTCCCTTGAGGTAAAGGTCAAGGAGCTCGAGAAAATGGGAGAAGAAGCACATAGTGCTAAAGAAGGTCTTGAGGAAAAGATAAAAGAGCTTCAACAAAtggagaaagaaacaaaaaatgcCAATTCAAGCCTTGAAAGAAAGATTCAAGAGCTTGAACAGAATCTTGTAAACTGGAAGAACAGAGTGAAAGAAATGGAGGAAAGATCTGAGTCCAAACTACAAAGTTGGAGTCAGAAAGAAGTTTCATATAGAAGTTTTATCAATCACCAGTCTCAGGCACTACAG GAGTTGAGGTTTTATTCAAGATCCATCAAGCAAGAGATTCTGAATGTTCAAGAGAACTATTCAGAACAGTTCAGCCTGTTAG GAAAGAAACTGATTGAACTAAGCAATGCTGCTGAAAACTATCATGCTGTACTAACCGAAAACCGGAAACTTTTCAACGAGCTTCAGGAGCTAAAAG GAAACATCAGAGTGTTTTGCAGAGTTAGACCTTTCCTTCCTGGACAAGGTGCACCAGACACAGTGGTTGAGCACGTTGGTGAGGATGGAGAACTGGTAGTAACCAATCCCACTAGACCTGGGAAAGACGGTCTTCGCCAGTTTAGGTTTAATAAAGTTTATAGTACAAATGCTACTCAAG CTGAGGTTTTTTCAGACATAAAACCACTGGTTCGGTCAGTGCTTGATGGGTTCAATGTTTGTATATTCGCATATGGTCAGACAGGATCAGGGAAAACTTATACAATG ACTGGTCCAGATGGAGCAAGTGAAGAGGATTGGGGAGTTAACTATCGTGCACTCAATGATCTCTTTAAAATATCTCAATCCAGAAAGGGAAACATAAACTATGAAGTTGGGGTGCAAATGGTGGAGATATACAATGAACAAGTCCTAGATTTGCTCTCTGATGACATTTCTCAAAAGAAA ACACTAGGGATCCTGTCCACAACTTCACAAAATGGTATAGCTGTGCCTGATGCAAGCATGTATCCTGTGACATCGACCTCAGATGTGATTACATTGATGGACATTGGACTACAGAATCGTTCCGTTGGTGCTACTGCCATGAATGAACGAAGTAGTCGCTCTCACAG CATTGTCACTGTTCACGTCCGTGGTAAAGACATGAAGACTGGTTCTGTGTTATACGGAAATCTTCATTTGGTGGATCTAGCAGGAAGTGAGAGAGTAGATCGCTCTGAAGTTAAAGGAGACAGACTTAGAGAAGcacaacatataaataaatcGCTTTCATCTCTTGGAGATGTGATATTCTCTCTTGCTTCAAAGAGTTCTCATATACCATACAGAAACAGCAAGCTAACACAATTACTCCAAAGCTCTCTTG GAGGACGAGCAAAGACCTTAATGTTTGTGCAACTCAATCCTGATGCTACTTCATATTCAGAGTCAATGAGTACCTTAAAATTCGCAGAACGTGTCTCCGGAGTTGAACTTGGTGCTGCAAAGAGCAGTAAAGAAGGTAAAGATGCTCGAGACTTGATGGAACAG GTAGCGTCCCTTAAGGACACAATAGCAAGGAAAGACGAAGAGATAGAGAGGCTTCTTTTGGTAAAGGACAGTCATCATCCTAATAGACTTCAGAAACCAATGGTGAGGAGAAAGAGCTTTGGACAAACCGATGATATGAACTCGGAAACTGGAGGATATTCATCACAATCAAGACACTCCGTTACTGACGGTGAGAGTTTATCTTCTTCGGTCGAAGGAGAGTACGAGGAGAGGTTGAGCGAGGCTACATCTGATGCTTCTTCTATTGGAACTCAAAGATCCACTGATGTTGCTAAAAGACCACCAAAAATCTCAGACAG AGCTAAGTCAATGACTTCAAGGACAACAACGAGTGTAACGAGACCACTAGATAAACTTCGTAAAGTAGCTACAAGAACAACATCGACCGTTGCTAAGGTTACATCAGGGTTGTCGTCATCATCAA GCATTAAGAAGACAGGCAGTGCTTCTAGTTTGGCTAGTTTGGCCAAGTCTTCTAAACGGTGGGCGTAA
- the LOC108826683 gene encoding non-specific lipid transfer protein GPI-anchored 10, producing MASSILFITLLVSLSPIFLQQVLAQVPTTCSSMLLSLAPCGPFVQGFVQLPAQPCCDGLNQIYSQQPNCLCLFLNNTSTLSPAFPINQTLALQLPPLCNIPTNSSSCSSPRGEAPSDSPSVAPPPSSSTSSQVSPGAKNHSATTPVAQLAPRPTSLMGLGYDLRSSGSKSNIQLFLMALAAILPGTLLI from the exons ATGGCTTCTTCTATTCTCTTTATCACTCTCTTAGTCTCCTTGTCTCCAATCTTTCTACAGCAGGTTCTCGCTCAAGTCCCAACTACATGTTCCTCAATGCTTCTTTCGTTGGCTCCATGTGGTCCATTCGTGCAAGGCTTCGTCCAGCTTCCGGCTCAGCCTTGTTGTGACGGCTTAAACCAGATCTATAGCCAACAACCAAACTGTCTCTGTCTCTTCCTCAACAATACTTCTACTTTGTCCCCTGCTTTTCCTATCAACCAAACTCTTGCTCTACAGCTGCCACCGCTTTGCAATATTCCAACCAATTCATCCTCTTGCTCTTCCCCTA gaGGAGAGGCACCTAGTGATTCACCCTCAGTTGCTCCACCACCTTCTAGCTCAACCAGTTCTCAAGTATCTCCAGGTGCAAAGAACCACTCTG CTACTACCCCAGTGGCTCAACTGGCACCAAGACCCACCAGCTTAATGGGGCTAGGTTATGATCTGAGATCCTCTGGCTCCAAGTCTAATATTCAGCTATTCCTTATGGCACTCGCAGCGATCCTACCAGGAACTCTCCTCATCTGA
- the LOC108823616 gene encoding cleavage stimulating factor 64: protein MAGKQMGGDGVLPANLAGMTKSQLYGIMSQMKALIDQNHEQAREILIQNPVLTKALFQAQIMLGMVQPPQVVVPKVEPQVAPQPPKPSAQAHTSSLQEAAAQPQAPIRKHTLQQPMPMPPPPPPPPPPSVSATNSAPLQQPRFSHPQRLNPAGTSLSHPQSSQVQNAPPPAPHHHPTSQPQSFHHLDTPASSAQLQQPQQQPMHSVGGPRLPQHQPRPYHHQFGPSQTGPPNAGFQHHGAPPQHQSQPMFHSGNRLPASGGPQFPQGQPHLVSQPPYQGGGQFRGDYNNNQLGGPTAADRGPSWMAGQSESSSITHLPGLGPVPSPSQDGPRGGPPPPPAPISAEMEKALLQQVMSLTPEQINLLPPEQRNQVLQLQQILRQ from the exons aTGGCGGGAAAGCAAATGGGCGGAGACGGCGTCTTACCAGCGAATCTCGCCGGAATGACAAAAAGTCAGCTCTACGGTATCATGTCTCAAATGAAG GCGCTGATTGATCAAAACCATGAACAAGCGAGAGAGATTCTGATTCAGAACCCGGTTTTGACCAAGGCTCTTTTCCAG GCACAAATCATGCTCGGAATGGTTCAGCCTCCTCAAGTGGTG GTTCCCAAAGTTGAGCCTCAAGTCGCTCCACAACCGCCAAAGCCAAGCGCTCAAGCTCATACGTCTTCTCTTCAAGAGGCAGCTGCTCAGCCACAAGCCCCGATTAGAAAACACACACTGCAACAGCCAATGCCtatgcctcctcctcctcctcctcctcctccaccttctGTTTCTGCTACCAATAGTGCTCCGTTGCAGCAGCCTCGTTTCTCACATCCCCAGCGTCTGAATCCTGCTGGCACTTCTTTGTCTCATCCACAGTCTTCTCAAGTCCAAAACGCGCCTCCCCCGGctcctcatcatcatccaaCATCCCAACCACAGTCTTTTCATCATCTTGATACACCAGCCTCCTCGGCTCAGTTGCAGCAACCACAACAGCAACCAATGCACTCAGTTGGGGGTCCTCGTTTACCTCAGCATCAGCCTAGACCATATCATCATCAGTTCGGACCATCCCAGACTGGTCCCCCCAACGCTGGGTTTCAGCACCATGGCGCACCTCCTCAGCATCAGTCTCAACCCATGTTTCAT TCTGGCAACAGACTCCCAGCTTCTGGTGGACCTCAATTCCCTCAGGGACAGCCACATCTCGTTAGCCAGCCACCATATCAG GGCGGAGGTCAATTTCGTGGGGACTACAATAATAACCAATTAGGAGGTCCGACGGCTGCAGATAGAGGTCCTTCTTGGATGGCTGGCCAATCAGAGAGCTCAAGCATTACTCATCTCCCAGGCTTAGGACCGGTGCCTTCACCAAGCCAAGATGGACCTAGAGGTGGTCCACCACCTCCCCCTGCTCCG ATATCTGCAGAGATGGAGAAGGCATTGCTTCAACAAGTGATGAGCCTGACCCCAGAGCAGATCAATTTGCTGCCACCAGAACAGAGAAACCAAGTCCTTCAGCTCCAACAGATTCTCCGACAGTGA